The Halorussus gelatinilyticus genome contains the following window.
ACCGGAGGTCGCACCCGCTCAAGTCGGTCTCTTCGAGGTTACAGTTGACGAACCGGGCGTCGGTGATGGTCCGGCCGGCGAGCCAATCGGCCCCCGAAAGCTCCACGTCGCGGAAGATGGCCCCGTCGAGTCGGTCGCCGACGCTCGGCGCGGCGTCCTCCAGTTCGCGCGAGGGTTTCTGGGCCACGTCGGCGTGCCAGATGCACCGGTCGGTGTCGCCCCAGACCGGCCGCCAGCAACAGACCCCGCCGAGACCCGTCACCGCGCTGGCCTCGTGGGTGTAGCCGCATCGCCCCTCGGCGGTCGTCGGGCGCTCGTCAGCGACGCCTGCCGTCCGCTCTTCGTCCGCGTCCGCGCTCCGCTCGCCGTCTGCACCCCGCGGTTGCTCTTCGGGGACACCCCCCGACTCGCCGGGCGCGGACTGCGTCTCGCCAGACATAGGTCACGTAGTTCGCGCTCGCCCTTTCACTTTGTGCCCGATTGGTCAGGGCGACGACTGCGACTCAGTGCGTCTACCCACCGATTTCGCGACCTGCGCCGAGTCGTCCGGGGAGGAAACGGCGCAACCGGCGGTCGCCGCCGGTCCGCTCCTCCGGCGCGTCGCGGGGCCAGCACGCCTTTTCGCGCGGCGCACGTCGGACTCGACATGATCGACCTCGACGCGATTCACGAGGAGATTCGGTACATCCGGGAGGACACCGACGCCGACCGCGACGTGCGACTGAGCCTCGACTCCATCGAGGAAGCGCTCGCGGGGATGCGGTCGGGCGAGAACGACGCGCGACCGGACCGCATCAAGGAGATTCGCG
Protein-coding sequences here:
- a CDS encoding DUF7553 family protein; amino-acid sequence: MIDLDAIHEEIRYIREDTDADRDVRLSLDSIEEALAGMRSGENDARPDRIKEIRAEIDRLSDDAGGETADELDRLRERIREYEREQL